Genomic segment of Brachyhypopomus gauderio isolate BG-103 chromosome 10, BGAUD_0.2, whole genome shotgun sequence:
GTAGTTAGAGTGGGCGCCGCGGATGCTGATGAAGGTGCAAACGGGGAGATTACGTATGAATTCAGTCGGGCTTCCGATAAAACTGTTAAACTGTTTTCTATCGATAGGACAACTGGACAAGTTACAGTAAAGGGAGAGATCGActatgaaaaagaaaaataccATGAAATAGGAGTCCAAGCCAAAGACGGTCCCGGCTTAGCGTCCACTGCGAAAATTATTATAGATATCAGTGACATAAATGACAACGCACCTAGAATTATTCTGAAATCACTGAACAGCCCCATACAAGAGAATGCTGCTGTAGGCACTGAGGTGGCCATCTTTAATGTTCAGGATAAAGATTCAGGAGATAATCGACAAATCATATGTTCAATTCAGCAAAACGTCCCTTTCAAATTAAATCCTTccattaaaaattatttttctttGGCAACCACAAGTATACTGGACAGAGAACAAGAAACAGATTATAATATCACTATCACTGCTACTGATGGAGGATCACCACCATTATCCTCCTCCATGACTATTCATTTATCTGTAGCAGATATCAATGACAATGCACCTGTTTTTGATCAGAAATCTTACAGCTCCCATGTGATGGAAAACAACAAACCAGGcacctctgtgtgttctgttagtGCAGGAGACCCAGACTGGAGGCAGAATGGCACAGTACTGTATTCTCTGGTGTCCAGTGAGGTCAACGGTGTCCCAGTGTCCTCATTTATATCCATTAATGCAGATACGGGGGTGATCCATGCTGTGAGGTCATTTGACTATGAGCAGTTCAGAAACTTCAAAGTCCAGGTTGTAGCCAGAGACAATGGCTCTCCTCCACTTAGCACCAAcgtgactgtgagtgtgttcatAACAGATGAGAATGATAACTCTCCACAGATATTATACCCTGCTCCAGAGGGAAAGTCTTTAATGACTGAGATGGTCCCTAAAGCTGCTCTCTCAGGCTCTCTGGTCTCCAAGGTGATCGCTGTGGATGCTGACTCTGGACAGAACGCGTGGCTGTCGTATCAGATTGTGAAGTCTACTGATCCAGGACTTTTCTCCATTGGTCTCCATAGTGGAGAGATCAGAGCACTGAGGGACATTACTGAATCTGACAGCATGAAGCAGAACCTCATTATCTCAGTGAAAGATAATGGACAGCCCCCTCTCTCTGCTACCTGCTCTGTGTATTTACTTATTTCTGACAACCTGGCTGAAGTTCCTGAACTTAAAGACATGACTTATGAGGAGAGCAACTCCAAACTAACATCGTATTTGATCATCGCACTGGTTTCTGTGTCCACCTTCTTCCTGACTTTCATCATTCTGATGGTGGCTGTGAGGTTTTGTCACAGGAGAAAGCCCAGACTGTTGTTTGATGGAGCAGTCACCATTCCCAGTGCATATCTCCCTCCCAACTATGCAGAGGTGGAGGGAGCTGGAACTCTCCGCAGTTCTTACAATTATGACACGTATCTGACAACAGGCTCACGCACCAGTGACTTCAAGTTCATCACATCTTATAATGACAACACGCTGCCCTCAGTTCAGACTCTCAACAGgattcaaaatcagaatgatCCATTTGAAGAGAATTCTTTCATTGTTGCTTCATCAGATTCAGAGGTAAGCCCTTGCTGTATTATAGACAGTAAATTTGATATTGCCTATGCTTTTCAGAAGCTTATTTGCAGATTTGgtgtaattgtaattgtattcTGGCTTTCCCCAATacttgttttaaataatttcatTTATTGCAGTGATTCTCACAATTGGTATCCTGTAAATATGAAAGACTGTTGCGTTCTCTATTAGTTAATAGTTATGACACAGAATTGATCTGTTTCTTGTGAGAGAGCTCTGTGAGGGTTTCTGTGGGAGATGTTGCTGTGTTTGTATTTTGCTTCTGTGGCTGGTCATTGTTCAGTATGATTTTGGATACGAATGATTCATAACAAAGTTGAAGTTTGGGATCTATTCGTTTTTTGTAAAGTACCTACATTACATGCACATTTTCTGCTACACTAATTAGGATTTGAATATTGTTCTCTGAAGGGTTGTGTCTTCTGGTTGATGGATGTTTTTAGAATATTCACACTTTAGGTTTTAGCCTAAATATTTCCTGTAAATCTCTTTCATTGTGTCATGCTATGTAAAGCAGTCATTCAGTTGATCAGGGATGTGACATGTATGGCTTTATTTTCTTGGCTGTGTCCATTTAAATGTTTATGAAAATCCTTTTGAGGAAGATATTATActtaaacacaggataagatggtgaaatatcctatgccactcccatacccctcacaaggccctaccgcccatcttctctccaacaaccataaccgtgcatgttattaaccaaccaaccactattagaacactgcaacatctacgaactgatactggctcggcaaggatccagaagcacagcgtactatgttcatggtccattgcttcaactgccaagtactcagatcaCCACAtcaacctggactgaccttcaaacaaagcaacaacgacacatcctatacacacaccagtTGCTTGAGgagaacacaacaacagctacaatctgatactggctcggcaaggatccagaatcacagtgtactatgttcatggtccgtTGCCTCAACTGCCACGTACTCAGACCATACCACAGCCCTGGACAGACCTTCACGCAAAGTAACAACGACGCCCACAACCACTTGCAAGCTCTTCACTGGGGTCATCAGGtgggcacctcccttcgttggtgtttcatTGATTTGAGCCCACAACACCTCCAGGAGGCTCAACGGTGAGGGCTGGCGTCCCAGCCTCACCCCCCTCAAAGCTTGCTGTTCAAACACCTTTTATGTTACACATTTCACCTTCCCAACATCTCACCCATAAGACCAGTCAAGCCACCTTTATGGGACATGACCCCAAGTAGTCTGTGCCCTCTTAATCCACAGCCATTGGCTAGCTCTTTCAGCTACCACTGACAGCTCCTTCACAGCTGATCTTAACTTTCTCCCTCTAAGGCAGAATTGCGTTAACAACGATGTCATAGATTTAGCCACAAAACCCCTAGCACCTACCTCTACTGGTCTTATGTGTGCCTGCCATCTGCGTTCTCACACATTGGCCACCAAGTCAGCGAATTTCAACTTTTTTCTCTCAAATGCTTCATCAACCGCATCTTCAAACGGAACCGTTAATTCGATAAAGTAAACAATCCGTTTACTTTCCGAGTACAACACCATATCGGGCCTCAGTGAAGTTACTGCTATGCATTCTGGAACCTGTAGTTTTCTCCCTACATCTACTAGAAGTTTCCAATCTCGTGCTTCACCCCACCTGCCAACATTAACGGCACAATCGCATTCTCCTGCACGTTGACCCTCCCTCACAAACCTACTTGCGTACCGATTACAAACACTAGTCAATGCATTAACCTCTAGGCACTTCTTATCAAATAAACACACTAGCACACTTAGAACTTGATTAAGCCTCCATGTATATCGCCCCTGTGACAAACTAACACGGCATGCGGACAAAATGTGCTTTAGCGAGCCAACTTACATTCAGGATCTTCACCTACCCACTGTGCGAGGTTTTGAGGAGTTGGAAGGACGTCATATGTTGATCCAAGTAGAAACTTGATGCGCCCAGCGTCCATTGCCCAAATTTCCTGCCAGGTGAGCCGCCTATTTTCTACGCTCTGCCAACGAAGCCATTGGCCTTGTTTTGCCTGAGACGCTGCTACTGCACATCGAGCATCTTCTTCCTGTTTCCTTATAAAACTCACTACCATT
This window contains:
- the LOC143526118 gene encoding protocadherin beta-7-like; translated protein: MACSILSRFLIVLVLCCTAYAVHGDLTYTFPEETKIQYVIGNIAKDLEIDAKQLSTRRARIDTEDIKRYCDINMRTGDLTVSETIDREELCGSAVPCTLHYELVLENPLEIHRVSLQIQDINDNNPRFPNDRIALEISESAIKGQRFRLDEAYDSDIENNGVCGYSLEKNKYFGLSVHENTDRGKYAELVLETELDREQQKEINIILTATDGGTPPRSGTVALHVTVLDANDNSPVFTQTVYRVTLAENSPVGTDVVRVGAADADEGANGEITYEFSRASDKTVKLFSIDRTTGQVTVKGEIDYEKEKYHEIGVQAKDGPGLASTAKIIIDISDINDNAPRIILKSLNSPIQENAAVGTEVAIFNVQDKDSGDNRQIICSIQQNVPFKLNPSIKNYFSLATTSILDREQETDYNITITATDGGSPPLSSSMTIHLSVADINDNAPVFDQKSYSSHVMENNKPGTSVCSVSAGDPDWRQNGTVLYSLVSSEVNGVPVSSFISINADTGVIHAVRSFDYEQFRNFKVQVVARDNGSPPLSTNVTVSVFITDENDNSPQILYPAPEGKSLMTEMVPKAALSGSLVSKVIAVDADSGQNAWLSYQIVKSTDPGLFSIGLHSGEIRALRDITESDSMKQNLIISVKDNGQPPLSATCSVYLLISDNLAEVPELKDMTYEESNSKLTSYLIIALVSVSTFFLTFIILMVAVRFCHRRKPRLLFDGAVTIPSAYLPPNYAEVEGAGTLRSSYNYDTYLTTGSRTSDFKFITSYNDNTLPSVQTLNRIQNQNDPFEENSFIVASSDSEPSASPLMNLRLIILYVFTAVHFLSNRGTDILRAVVYNLPLDFNRLIRTTP